The stretch of DNA ATGCCGCCCACCATGACCGTCGTTGTTCGAAGCCCTTTTACATCGGCGGCCTTTTCCGGTGTCGCCTCGTAACCCAGCCTGCTGATGGCTTCCGAGAGAATATCCTCGTTCACAAGGTCCGGATCGAAATCGACGGATACCTGCTCCAGGGGAAAATTCACCGATGCGGTGTGCACGCCTTTGATGTGTGCAATCCCTTCTTCAAGTTTCATCACGCATGACGGGCAATCCATGCCGCGCACGGCAAATTTTTTCTTATTCGACTTCGTATCCGGCATTCTCAATTTCTCTTTTTATGACCGTTCCGTCGACGGATGCGGTCTCCGTGAAGGACGCTTCGCCCTTCTGAAGGTCGACGCTGACAT from Deltaproteobacteria bacterium encodes:
- a CDS encoding heavy-metal-associated domain-containing protein, with the protein product MSCRHCVMAVTRALENIEGITDVSVDLQKGEASFTETASVDGTVIKREIENAGYEVE